In Pyrus communis chromosome 8, drPyrComm1.1, whole genome shotgun sequence, one genomic interval encodes:
- the LOC137742636 gene encoding ABC transporter C family member 3-like, whose translation MEFIGSSNHGTLSTFFSHYTSLMHPGTHFLLNPVFIRAFSGSLHIVLAFVLFFSWLWRKFKGGDGGGGEAPKQRFSNSQNSYYKQALICTFCVSGFSLVFCLLNYFSWYKNGWSDVKVVTLLDLAVRTLSWGAVCVYLHTQFSNSTESINFPNFLRVWWGFYFSISCYSLVIDIVLHKDRVSLPVKSLVFDVVCVLSGLFFMYVGFLGKKEGRDSVLEEPLLNGNRSTGVGNHRDSNKSRGGTNVNPYSNAGIFSILTFAWMVPLIAAGNKKALDLEDVPELDKVDSVFGSYPRFKSKLDVGCGGSGKVTTLLLVKTLIFSAWKEILLTASFGIFYTMASYVGPYLIDTLVQYLYGRRQFKNEGCVLVSAFLFAKLVECLTQRHWFFKTQQVGVRIRAVLVTAIYNKGLTLSCQSKQGHTSGEIINFMTVDAEKIGDFIWYMHYPWIIFVQIGLALVILYINLGLAAIATLIATIIVMLANVPLGSLQKKFQDKLMKSKDKRMKATSEILRNMRILKLQAWEMKFLSKINELRKSEAGWLRKFVYTWAMTSFVFWGAPTFVSVVTFVSCTLLGIPLESGKILSALATFRILQEPIYCLPDTISMIAQTKVSLDRIASFLCLDDLQPDVIENIPRGSSDTAVEIVDGNFSWDLSSPNPALKDINFKVSRGMRVAVCGTVGSGKSSLLSCILGEVPKISGTLKLCGTKAYVSQSPWIQSGKIEENILFGKQMDRESYERVLEACSLKKDLEVLSFGDQTVIGERGINLSGGQKQRIQIARAVYQDADIYLFDDPFSAVDAHTGSHIFKECLLGLLSSKTVIYVTHQVEFLPAADLILVMKDGRISQAGKFNDILNSGTDFEELVGAHKEALSAVNSVEEGHAEQISVSKEEGNSASTNGVVQEKESSDVQNSKTDDVGEPKGQIVQEEEREKGRVGFSVYWKYITTAYGGALVPFILLGQILFQILQIGSNYWMAWATPVSKDAKHTITSSTLIIVYVALAIGSSFCVLFRSMFLATAAYKTATILFSKMHHCIFRAPMSFFDSTPSGRILNRASTDQNVVDMNMSIQLGALANSTIQLVGIIAVMSQVAWQVFIIFIPVVAICIWYQQYYIPSARELARLVGVCKAPVIQHFAETISGSTTIRCFDQESRFRDTNMKLNDSFGRPKFHTAAAMEWLCFRLDMLSSITFGFSLIFLISIPAGLIDPGIAGLAITYGLNLNMLQARCIWNLCNVENRIISVERLLQYTNIPTEPPLVIESNQPNRSWPLLGEVDIRDLQVRYAPHMPLVLRGLTCTFLGGMKTGIVGRTGSGKSTLIQTLFRIVNPSAGQILIDGIDISSIGLHDLRSRLSIIPQDPTMFEGTVRSNLDPLEEYTDEQIWEALDKCQLGDEVRKKEGKLDSTVSENGENWSMGQRQLVCLGRVLLKKSKVLVLDEATASVDTATDNLIQQTLRQHFTDCTVITIAHRITSVLDSDMVLLLSHGLIEEYDSPARLLENKSSSFAQLVAEYTTRSNSSYE comes from the exons ATGGAGTTTATTGGTTCATCAAACCACGGTACTCTCTCAACCTTCTTCTCACACTACACATCACTGATGCATCCAGGTACCCATTTTCTGCTCAACCCAGTTTTTATACGTGCGTTTTCTGGTTCATTACACATAGTATTGGCATTTGTGTTGTTCTTCTCTTGGTTGTGGAGGAAATTCAAGGGGGgtgatggaggaggaggagaggctCCGAAACAGAGGTTTTCGAATAGTCAAAATTCGTACTACAAGCAGGCTTTAATTTGTACTTTCTGTGTTTCCGGGTTTAGTCtcgttttttgtttattgaactACTTTTCTTGGTACAAAAATGGTTGGTCTGATGTAAAAGTAGTGACCCTTTTGGATTTAGCTGTTAGAACACTCTCTTGGGGTGCAGTTTGTGTTTATTTGCATACCCAATTCTCCAATTCTACTGAATCCATTAACTTCCCAAACTTTTTGAGAGTTTGGTGGGGTTTCTATTTCTCTATTTCTTGCTATTCCCTTGTCATTGACATTGTTCTTCACAAGGACCGTGTTTCGTTGCCAGTTAAATCTTTGGTTTTTGATGTTGTCTGCGTTCTTTCGGgtttgtttttcatgtatgtGGGGTTTTTGGGGAAGAAAGAGGGCAGAGATTCTGTTCTTGAGGAACCCCTTTTGAACGGTAATCGTAGTACTGGTGTAGGTAATCATAGAGACTCAAATAAGTCGAGAGGGGGAACAAATGTTAACCCTTATTCAAATGCTGGAATTTTCAGCATTCTTACTTTTGCTTGGATGGTTCCTCTAATTGCGGCTGGCAATAAGAAGGCATTAGACCTTGAGGATGTTCCTGAACTAGATAAGGTTGACAGTGTATTTGGGTCCTATCCTCGTTTTAAAAGTAAGCTTGATGTGGGGTGTGGTGGGAGCGGCAAGGTTACCACACTTCTCCTGGTGAAGACATTAATCTTCTCAGCCTGGAAAGAGATTCTCTTGACCGCTTCATTTGGGATTTTTTACACAATGGCGTCTTATGTAGGTCCATATCTGATCGACACACTTGTTCAATACCTCTATGGGCGACGGCAATTCAAAAATGAAGGCTGTGTTTTGGTTTCTGCATTTTTGTTTGCAAAGCTCGTGGAGTGCCTTACTCAAAGGCACTGGTTCTTTAAGACGCAACAGGTAGGAGTAAGAATCCGAGCAGTACTTGTTACAGCCATATATAACAAAGGTTTGACCTTGTCATGCCAGTCCAAGCAGGGTCACACAAGCGGTGAGATTATCAATTTTATGACTGTCGATGCTGAGAAGATCGGTGACTTCATTTGGTACATGCACTATCCATGGATAATCTTTGTACAAATTGGCTTGGCCTTAGTGATTTTGTACATAAATCTTGGTCTTGCAGCTATCGCAACATTGATTGCAACGATAATTGTTATGTTGGCAAATGTTCCCTTGGGGTCCTTGCAGAAGAAGTTTCAGGACAAGTTAATGAAGTCAAAAGATAAAAGGATGAAGGCAACATCTGAGATCTTGAGGAACATGAGAATTCTCAAGCTTCAAGCATGGGAGATGAAGTTTCTGTCTAAAATTAATGAGCTCCGGAAGTCAGAGGCAGGATGGTTACGAAAGTTTGTTTACACTTGGGCCATGACCTCATTTGTCTTCTGGGGTGCCCCAACATTTGTGTCTGTGGTCACTTTTGTTTCTTGCACGCTTTTGGGAATTCCACTTGAATCTGGGAAGATCTTATCTGCACTTGCAACGTTCAGGATTCTTCAAGAGCCTATTTACTGTCTTCCAGATACAATTTCAATGATAGCACAAACTAAGGTATCTCTTGATAGAATTGCATCATTCCTTTGTCTTGATGACTTGCAGCCGGATGTTATAGAGAACATCCCAAGAGGTAGTTCTGATACAGCAGTTGAGATAGTCGATGGGAATTTCTCTTGGGATTTATCTTCCCCTAATCCAGCATTGAAGGATATAAATTTCAAAGTGAGCCGTGGTATGAGAGTTGCTGTTTGTGGTACTGTTGGCTCAGGCAAGTCGAGCTTACTTTCTTGCATTCTGGGAGAAGTTCCGAAGATATCTGGGACTCTTAAGTTGTGTGGGACCAAGGCCTATGTTTCTCAGTCACCATGGATACAGAGtggaaaaatagaagaaaacatATTGTTTGGTAAACAGATGGACAGAGAAAGTTATGAGAGGGTTCTAGAAGCGTGTTCGTTAAAGAAAGACCTGGAAGTTCTATCGTTTGGTGATCAGACTGTTATAGGGGAGAGAGGAATCAATTTAAGTGGCGGGCAGAAGCAAAGAATACAAATTGCACGTGCTGTATACCAAGATGCTGATATTTATCTGTTTGATGATCCTTTTAGTGCCGTTGATGCTCATACAGGATCCCACATTTTTAAG GAATGTTTGCTAGGCCTGTTGAGTTCGAAAACAGTAATTTATGTCACTCATCAAGTGGAGTTCTTGCCGGCTGCTGATCTTATATTG GTTATGAAGGACGGAAGGATTAGTCAAGCTGGAAAGTTCAATGATATCCTTAATTCTGGAACTGATTTTGAGGAACTTGTGGGAGCGCATAAGGAAGCTTTGTCCGCGGTTAATTCTGTAGAAGAAGGGCATGCTGAACAAATAAGTGTTAGcaaagaagaaggaaattcgGCTAGTACTAATGGGGTtgtccaagaaaaagaaagcagtGATGTTCAAAATAGTAAAACAGATGATGTAGGTGAGCCAAAAGGGCAGATTGttcaagaagaagagagagagaaaggtcgAGTTGGGTTTTCAGTGTACTGGAAGTATATCACCACAGCTTACGGAGGTGCTCTTGTGCCTTTTATATTGCTTGGACAAATTCTGTTTCAGATCCTTCAAATTGGAAGCAATTACTGGATGGCTTGGGCAACTCCCGTGTCTAAGGATGCGAAACATACTATTACAAGCTCTACATTGATAATTGTATATGTTGCTTTGGCTATTGGAAGTTCTTTTTGTGTTCTCTTCAGATCCATGTTTCTTGCAACAGCTGCGTACAAGACAGCAACTATACTCTTTAGTAAAATGCACCATTGCATTTTCCGTGCTCCAATGTCTTTTTTTGATTCAACTCCAAGTGGACGAATCCTAAACCGA GCTTCTACTGACCAAAATGTTGTGGACATGAACATGTCGATTCAACTTGGGGCCCTTGCTAACTCAACGATCCAGCTTGTAGGAATTATTGCAGTGATGTCACAGGTTGCATGGCAGGTTTTCATCATTTTTATCCCCGTGGTTGCAATCTGTATCTGGTATCAG CAATACTACATTCCTTCAGCAAGAGAACTAGCACGGTTGGTTGGAGTATGCAAAGCTCCAGTGATACAACATTTTGCTGAAACAATTTCAGGGTCAACAACTATTAGATGCTTCGATCAAGAATCAAGATTCAGGGAtacaaatatgaaattgaacGACAGTTTTGGTCGGCCTAAGTTCCATACTGCAGCTGCAATGGAATGGCTATGTTTTCGCTTGGATATGTTGTCATCTATCACATTTggattttctttgattttcttgatCTCTATTCCAGCGGGGTTAATTGATCCAG GCATTGCGGGATTGGCTATCACATATGGACTTAATCTAAACATGTTGCAAGCTCGGTGTATATGGAATCTTTGCAATGTAGAGAACAGAATAATATCAGTGGAGAGATTACTACAGTACACTAATATTCCCACTGAACCTCCTCTTGTAATAGAATCCAATCAGCCGAATCGTTCTTGGCCATTACTTGGAGAAGTTGATATCCGTGATCTTCAG GTTCGCTACGCTCCACACATGCCACTAGTGTTGCGGGGTCTCACATGTACCTTTCTTGGGGGAATGAAAACTGGGATTGTGGGGAGAACTGGCAGTGGCAAATCAACTCTCATACAGACCCTTTTCCGGATTGTGAATCCTTCTGCCGGCCAGATTTTGATAGATGGTATTGATATCTCTTCAATTGGACTGCATGACTTGAGGTCTAGGCTGAGCATTATCCCTCAGGACCCAACCATGTTTGAAGGGACTGTAAGAAGCAATCTGGACCCGCTTGAAGAGTACACAGACGAACAAATTTGGGAG gcCCTTGATAAGTGCCAACTTGGAGATGAAGTTaggaaaaaggaaggaaagctGGATTCCACAG TTAGCGAGAACGGAGAGAACTGGAGTATGGGTCAGAGACAGCTGGTCTGCCTTGGCCGTGTGCTCCTGAAGAAAAGTAAAGTTTTGGTGCTTGATGAAGCTACTGCATCGGTTGATACGGCTACAGATAATCTGATCCAGCAGACCCTTCGACAACACTTTACTGACTGCACAGTCATTACTATTGCGCATCGTATAACTTCTGTTCTTGACAGTGACATGGTTCTACTTCTAAGTCACG GGCTTATTGAGGAATATGATTCTCCCGCAAGATTGCTGGAAAACAAATCATCGTCCTTCGCTCAGCTCGTGGCAGAGTACACAACGAGGTCGAATTCCAGTTACGAGTAG